In the genome of Cygnus olor isolate bCygOlo1 chromosome Z, bCygOlo1.pri.v2, whole genome shotgun sequence, one region contains:
- the CHRNB3 gene encoding neuronal acetylcholine receptor subunit beta-3 isoform X1 codes for MWIYKATISVNLGEDHDKQVPSDAGRNRACGPSHLHRRQNFVISDKVSYFSVVSSGEPPSLPDQTQQSKAWQQLQKQAQQATIIQAAWRGYRVRRELDEMNKAAVKIQAAYRGYRTRQELPLGFYDCFGDKKPVLDQTKKEEERMVSLPGVSGALECYTFLGEGSQASGISTGHERPTTPCRDRHDPGTVVIPRAAVRKPTFSLMPSNVLLLGNSLPTCEVFPALTSEQQIHDAADNIWAARRGPQSSEELDKMEREAEKIAERGQILVYSYQLRTNRCEKYQISEIRSITETQKLSPKPQDTVPCPERGLTVRLEVRKENKATNAGGEAPSLRNVDVYAVVRSPPASWRSSMSLRVSSPTGVVEGSHRDAGRGRLCGLYAVRRHGASQPSHVHIHVNVVGPGREAGGSWPRQESAEETRD; via the coding sequence ATGTGGATCTACAAAGCAACCATCTCTGTTAACCTAGGAGAAGATCATGACAAGCAAGTGCCCTCAGATGCAGGAAGAAACAGAGCTTGTGGACCTAGCCACCTTCATCGCAGGCAGAACTTTGTAATTTCTGACAAAGTATCTTATTTCAGTGTGGTATCTTCAGGAGAACCTCCCAGTCTGCCAGACCAgacacagcaaagcaaagcatgGCAGCAGCTCCAAAAACAAGCTCAGCAGGCTACCATCATTCAGGCTGCATGGAGAGGCTATCGAGTCCGAAGAGAGCTGGATGAAATGAACAAAGCTGCTGTCAAGATTCAGGCAGCTTACCGAGGCTACCGGACGCGGCAGGAGTTGCCCCTTGGCTTTTATGATTGCTTTGGGGATAAAAAGCCTGTATTAGATCAGAcgaagaaagaagaagagaggatGGTGTCTCTCCCTGGAGTGTCTGGAGCCTTGGAGTGCTACACATTCCTTGGTGAGGGCTCCCAGGCATCGGGTATTTCCACGGGACACGAGCGGCCAACAACTCCTTGCAGGGACAGACATGACCCAGGCACTGTTGTTATTCCCAGAGCAGCTGTCCGCAAACCAACGTTTTCTCTCATGCCAAGCAATGTTCTGCTCCTTGGTAATAGTTTACCTACCTGTGAAGTCTTCCCAGCCTTGACATCTGAACAGCAAATCCACGATGCTGCGGATAACATTTGGGCTGCAAGGAGAGGGCCTCAAAGCTCAGAAGAGCTTGataaaatggagagagaagcCGAGAAAATAGCAGAGCGGGGCCAGATCTTAGTTTATAGTTATCAGCTCAGAACAAACCGCTGTGAAAAGTATCAAATTTCAGAGATCCGCAGCATCACCGAAACGCAGAAATTGTCCCCGAAGCCCCAAGATACGGTGCCCTGCCCTGAACGAGGCCTCACTGTACGCTTagaagtgagaaaggaaaacaaagcgACTAACGCAGGAGGCGAAGCACCATCTCTTAGAAATGTTGATGTGTATGCAGTGGTGAGGAGCCCGCCAGCCTCCTGGAGGTCCTCGATGTCCCTCCGCGTATCCAGCCCCACCGGGGTGGTGGAAGGCTCTCACCGGGACGCGGGCAGAGGCCGGCTGTGCGGGCTGTACGCCGTCCGCAGGCACGGGGCCTCGCAGCCTTCGCACGTCCACATTCACGTAAACGTGGTGGGACCgggaagggaggcaggaggcagctggccACGGCAGGAAAGCGCTGAGGAAACCCGGGACTGA